GTTAGTGTTGAAATTCCTGAAAATTCAGGTAGCAGTTACATTGGTCAACTATTGGAATCAGCTGGTGTCATTAAGTCTGGTAAGGTCTTTAATTACTATACCAAGTTTAAGAACATCTCAAATCTGAAAAGTGGTTATTACAACCTTCAGGCTAGCATGACCATGGATGAAATTATTGAGGCACTTCAGAAAAAAGGAAGTGATACACCTCAGGAGCCATCTCTTGGTACGGTCTTGGTCAAAGAAGGATACACCATTGATCAAATTGCTAAGGCAGTTGAAGTTAATTCCTCAGCGAAAAAAGGCAAAAAAACATCAACTGGACTTAAGGCAAAAGATTTCTTGAAGCTGATGAAGGATGATGCTTTCATTACTAAGATGAAAGCGAAGTACCCAACCTTGTTGGCCAACCTTCCGAATTCTACGGATGCTAAGTATGTCCTAGAGGGCTATCTGTTCCCAGCGACTTATAACATTCATGACGATACGACGGTGGAATCTTTGGCAGAGGAAATGTTGTCAACGATGGACACCTACCTATCACCTTACTATGCGACGATTTCATCTAGCGGGCACAATGTTAATGAAATTTTGACCCTAGCTTCTCTTGTGGAAAAAGAAGGAGCTACAGATGACGACCGTAAAAATATTGCGAGCGTCTTCTATAATCGTCTTAACTCAGACATGGCTCTACAAAGTAATATTGCAGTTCTTTATGCTCTTGGAAAACTTGGTCAGGAAACGACCTTGAAAGAGGATGCAACTATTGACACAAACATTGACTCCCCTTATAATGATTATGTTCATAAGGGGTTGATGCCAGGTCCTGTGGACAGCCCTAGTCTGTCTGCAATTGAAGCGGTTATCAATCCATCATCTACCAAGTACATGTACTTTGTTGCAGATGTAACTACTGGTAATGTTTATTTTGCTGAAAGCTATGAAGAGCATCAGCATAACGTTGAAACTTACATTAATAGCAAACTAAAAGATAAATAGTCTGATTGGCTCATTAAAATCAAGCAAACAAAGAGTGATTTTGAAAATAAAGCCAAGGGCTCAAAAAATAGGAAAGAGAAAAAAATGGCAGAAAAAACATATGTAATGACACAAGCGGAGAAAGAACAACTTGAAGCGGAATTGGAGGAGTACAAACTCGTCCGTCGTCCAGAAGTTGTAGAACGTATTAAGATTGCTCGTTCTTATGGTGACCTCTCAGAAAACTCTGAGTATGAAGCAGCCAAAGACGAACAAGCCTTTGTTGAAGGACAAATTCAGATTCTTGAAACAAAAATTCGTTATGCAGAAATCGTTGATAGTGATGCTGTTGCTAATGACGAGGTTGCAATTGGTAAAACTGTTGTTGTTCAAGAAGTTGGTACAAACGACAAAGATACTTACCATATCGTTGGTGCAGCCGGTGCTGATATCTTCTCAGGTAAGATTTCAAATGAAAGTCCGATTGCTCAAGCCTTGATTGGTAAGAAAGTTGGCGACAAAGTCGCTATCGAATCACCAGCAGGTAGCTACTCTGTGGAAATCCTTAGTGTAGAAAAAACAGCCTAAGTGACTGTTGGAATTAAGGTGTTCAATATTTGAAACTAGTGGGAGTGAGACAAAACAGCTGTTCTGTCGCACTCCTTTTTTGCTTGTTGGCGCTATTAGGAATTAGGTTAGTCTGAATTAATCTATAAGAAAAGCACTCTTGGCATTTGCCAAGAGTGCTTTGTAGCTTATTTACGATTTTGCTTACCGGCGTTACGGTTTTTCTTTGGTTTACTTGCAATTGCTTGAGTATTTTTTGGTGTCACATCTTTACGCTTGATTGGTGTTGTACGAGGTGCTTTTGGAGGGTTCTTTTTGAACTCTTCAGCAACTTTTTCTTTCAAGCGAGGTTTGATGATGTAGTTGGTAATCAACTGTTGGATAATAGAGAAGATACCACCAACGAACCAGTAGAGGATTACGGCTGCAGGTGAGCTAATACCAAAGAAAATCATCATGATTGGCATACTGTACATCGTCGCTGCCATTTGTTTACGTTGCTCTTCAGGAACTTGTTGAATAGACAACCAAGATTGGAAGTAGTAAAGAGCTGCGATGATGATAATCAATGGGAAGTCACGGTGACCAAGGTTAAACCAGAGGAAGTTATCTTGGAGTACACCAGGAGTGTAACGTGCTGCGTAGTAGAGTGCTGAGAAGAATGGGAACTGAATCAATAGAGGAAGACAGCCGACACCACCCATCAAGCTTAGACCGTTTTCACGCTGAGCTTGCATGAGTTCAGACTGGGCAGCCATTTTTTCTTCTTGTGTTTCAGCGTTACGCAAACGTTCGTTGATTGGTTCCAAGATAGGCGCAAGGTACTCACGTTTTGCTGATTGGTAGGCTGCGCTACGAGATTGGTGAAGACCAAGTGGCAAGATAATCAAACGAACAATGATAGTAACAAAGATAATACCAAGACCAAAGCCAAGACCAAGATTATCTGCGAAGTAGGTGATGACGTGGCTCATAGGGCGACCAAGGAGGTTCCAGACCCAACCAGTAGGATTACCAGACTTATCAAGGCTTACACATCCTGATAGGAAGAGTAGCATGCTGGCAGCAAGCCCCATCAGGGCTAGACGTTTTTGATTTTTATTCACAATATCATTCCTTTTGTTTTTTAGTTATACTTGTCTATTTTACCTTTTTTTAAGGAAGAGAACAAGCTAAAAACGGGGCTTCCTCTTAATTAGCCATCCGAAAATCGCTGTAATTTGAGAAGTTTGCCATGGTCACATCGACATAGGTTACTTTAGACCATTTTGAAGGTCCTTTTCGAACTTCTTGAATAAATTTAGCTAACTTAGCAGGATTATCTGACTGAGCTAGGATTTCAACAGTTCCGTCGTCATTATTCCAAACTCGACCGTATATATCTCCTATATCTAGTGCCAGAGCATAGGTTGAATAACGAAAACCAACACCTTGGACTCTTCCTGAGACTAATAATCTTACTTTTTGCATGTTCCACGACCTCCTTTTGAAAGCTCTTTCTTTTAGTATAATCCTTGCTATAAAGTCGGTCAAGTCCAAGATTTATCAAGGAATTTCTGCTATAATGAGTGTATGGAAATCATTCAATCAAAGCAAAATGCTAGCATTAAGTCTGCTAGAAAATTATTGCAGCGCAAGCACCGTAAAACTAGCTATCTTTTAGAAGGATGGCATCTTTTTGAGGAAGCAAAGGCAAGTGGTGCCGAGATTCTTCAAGTTTTCGTACTTGAGGAAATGGCTGATCGTGTGGCTAATATATCTAAGGTTAAGTTGGTTAGTCCAGAGGTGCTTAAGGAACTCTGTGAAACTCAGACACCTCAAGGGATTGTGGCAGAAGTTGCTAAACAATCTCAAGCCTTGCCAAAGTCTCTCTCAGGGAAGTATCTTCTCTTGGAGGATGTTCAGGACCCTGGTAATGTAGGAACAATGATTCGAACAGCAGATGCCGCAGGTTATGACGGAGTCTTTTTGTCGGATAAATCAGCTGATATTTATAATCAGAAGACCTTGCGTTCTATGCAGGGAAGTCATTTCCACCTTCCAATCTATCGTGGACCAATTCTTGACATGGTTGAGGCTTGCAGAAAACAAGGTATCCCCGTCTTAGCAACGACTCTTTCCGATGTTTCCGTTGACTATAAAGCAGTTAAGACAGATGGCAATTTTGCCCTAGTGATGGGAAATGAGGGTCAGGGAATTAGTCAGGAAATGGCTGAGTCTGCTGATCAACTCGTACATATTAGCATGCCAGGTCAGGCGGAGAGTCTGAATGTTGCTGTTGCAGCAGGAATTCTCATGTTTAGTCTCTAGGTCTCAAGGATGATTTTAGGAGAAAACAACTGACTTTTAAAGTAATTTTAAGTACTAGTGGTATAATGAAGAAGCATTAGAAACATTAATGAGGTATTATTATGAAACGACCAGAAGATGATAAAGAATTCATGGAAGTTGTGGGACATTTGATTTCTCATCCACGTTTTCAAAAATTGGATGGGATTGTACAACACCATCATTCGACACGTTTAGAACACTCGGTTAATGTTAGTTACACCAGCTATAAGATTGCTAAAAAATTTGGCTGGGATGCCAAGAGCACAGCTCGAGGTGGTCTCTTACATGACTTTTTCTATTATGATTGGCGAGTGACTAAATTTAACAAGAGTCATGCTTGGGTACACCCACGTATTGCTGTTCGTAATGCCAGAAAGCTTGTTAATCTGAATAAAAAAGAAGAGGATATTATCCTCAAGCATATGTGGGGAGCAACGATTGCGCCGCCGAAGTATAAGGAATCTTATATTGTTACTATGGTTGATAAGTATTGGGCGGTTAAAGAAGCAGCGACACCTTTACGAAACCGAATCAAAAATCGTAAGTTTTTCCGTCGCAAGACTCTACAAAGCCACCACCAATAATTCATTATTTTTAGGAGATAACTATGGAATCAAATGCAATTTATACAACTAGTGATGCGGGCTTGAACCGCTTTTTCGGAAAGATTTATGGTCTTGTCGGTATGGGAGTGGGACTTTCAGCAGTCATCTCTTATCTGATGCTCTTCCCTCTTTCGCATCTTTTTGTCAACATTCTCATGAATTATTCTTGGGTTTACATGGCGGCACTCTTTTTAGAGTTTGGTTTGGTCTTTTTGGCTAGCGGTGCTGCAAGAAGGAATACACCTGCGGCTCTACCTTTATTTTTGGTTTATTCTGCTCTGAATGGATTTACACTTAGCTTTATCATCGTACAATATACGCAAGCCATTGTTTTCCAAGCTTTCCTTAGCACTGCCATTGTTTTCTTTATCATGGCACTTATCGGAGTTACCATTAAGCGAGATCTATCAGGCATGGCCAAGTTCCTTATGGCAGCCTTGATTGGGATTATTGTGGCTAGCTTGATTAATATTTTCTTTGCAAGTAGCATGATGAGTTTTGTGATTAGTATTGTATCAATTCTTATTTTCTCAGGTTTAATTGCCTACGATAACCAGATGATTAAGAAGGTATATTATGGTACCAATGGTCAGGTCACAGATGGATGGGCAGTTTCTATGGCACTTAGTCTTTACTTGGATTTCATTAACTTATTCTTGAATATCTTGCGACTCTTTGCTAGACGTAATTAGTAAAAAAAATCAGCCAGATGGCTGATTTTTTTACTGTCTAATAGTTTTTTGTGAGTGTTCCTTGCTGACCTGTGTAAGCGTAGAAGAGTGGATAGTAATCCCATTTTCCGACATAGCTATCTTTATCTGGGAAAGCCCACTTGTCGTCTTTTTTAGTAAGCTCGACTGAGTAATTATCAAAGATATTTGTCCCTTCAGTCTTTGGTGTTGATGGGGTTACTTCTTTGATTGAATTCGGTAGGTGAGTTTCCATGTAGAATTGTCTTGTCAGTTGGTCGACATTTCCAGCGTT
The DNA window shown above is from Streptococcus salivarius and carries:
- the mltG gene encoding endolytic transglycosylase MltG translates to MTDKFNEHSESAEDSLSFKDQILRDLQEATRLRSLREEEHNKSATMPETPRSTSAESATTHSTSASNKVSNQDFSSHSVSHSAFAKSMTSETAQDSRQDSVGLFSVSQAESLVSDAHSNVASISKEPIEEEKKVNIPQETETSKRRFKRPVWETSLNEASEEEYIPADVAKELIEAKSNEAIYTDPKELEAKLTSERQKESFLQEHHATSDQASQEKVQSELVTDGNEDDESISLEASGKPKKKKGKKVKKKKSSPKDVKQADIVDEEPISRSNRNHKRNKNNRRAGKIARNIIIFLLLILSVAAFFGYRYVSDAVGAKDVNSTKFVSVEIPENSGSSYIGQLLESAGVIKSGKVFNYYTKFKNISNLKSGYYNLQASMTMDEIIEALQKKGSDTPQEPSLGTVLVKEGYTIDQIAKAVEVNSSAKKGKKTSTGLKAKDFLKLMKDDAFITKMKAKYPTLLANLPNSTDAKYVLEGYLFPATYNIHDDTTVESLAEEMLSTMDTYLSPYYATISSSGHNVNEILTLASLVEKEGATDDDRKNIASVFYNRLNSDMALQSNIAVLYALGKLGQETTLKEDATIDTNIDSPYNDYVHKGLMPGPVDSPSLSAIEAVINPSSTKYMYFVADVTTGNVYFAESYEEHQHNVETYINSKLKDK
- the greA gene encoding transcription elongation factor GreA, coding for MAEKTYVMTQAEKEQLEAELEEYKLVRRPEVVERIKIARSYGDLSENSEYEAAKDEQAFVEGQIQILETKIRYAEIVDSDAVANDEVAIGKTVVVQEVGTNDKDTYHIVGAAGADIFSGKISNESPIAQALIGKKVGDKVAIESPAGSYSVEILSVEKTA
- the yidC gene encoding membrane protein insertase YidC; the protein is MNKNQKRLALMGLAASMLLFLSGCVSLDKSGNPTGWVWNLLGRPMSHVITYFADNLGLGFGLGIIFVTIIVRLIILPLGLHQSRSAAYQSAKREYLAPILEPINERLRNAETQEEKMAAQSELMQAQRENGLSLMGGVGCLPLLIQFPFFSALYYAARYTPGVLQDNFLWFNLGHRDFPLIIIIAALYYFQSWLSIQQVPEEQRKQMAATMYSMPIMMIFFGISSPAAVILYWFVGGIFSIIQQLITNYIIKPRLKEKVAEEFKKNPPKAPRTTPIKRKDVTPKNTQAIASKPKKNRNAGKQNRK
- a CDS encoding acylphosphatase, which gives rise to MQKVRLLVSGRVQGVGFRYSTYALALDIGDIYGRVWNNDDGTVEILAQSDNPAKLAKFIQEVRKGPSKWSKVTYVDVTMANFSNYSDFRMAN
- a CDS encoding TrmH family RNA methyltransferase, whose product is MEIIQSKQNASIKSARKLLQRKHRKTSYLLEGWHLFEEAKASGAEILQVFVLEEMADRVANISKVKLVSPEVLKELCETQTPQGIVAEVAKQSQALPKSLSGKYLLLEDVQDPGNVGTMIRTADAAGYDGVFLSDKSADIYNQKTLRSMQGSHFHLPIYRGPILDMVEACRKQGIPVLATTLSDVSVDYKAVKTDGNFALVMGNEGQGISQEMAESADQLVHISMPGQAESLNVAVAAGILMFSL
- a CDS encoding HD domain-containing protein, which translates into the protein MKRPEDDKEFMEVVGHLISHPRFQKLDGIVQHHHSTRLEHSVNVSYTSYKIAKKFGWDAKSTARGGLLHDFFYYDWRVTKFNKSHAWVHPRIAVRNARKLVNLNKKEEDIILKHMWGATIAPPKYKESYIVTMVDKYWAVKEAATPLRNRIKNRKFFRRKTLQSHHQ
- a CDS encoding Bax inhibitor-1/YccA family protein — its product is MESNAIYTTSDAGLNRFFGKIYGLVGMGVGLSAVISYLMLFPLSHLFVNILMNYSWVYMAALFLEFGLVFLASGAARRNTPAALPLFLVYSALNGFTLSFIIVQYTQAIVFQAFLSTAIVFFIMALIGVTIKRDLSGMAKFLMAALIGIIVASLINIFFASSMMSFVISIVSILIFSGLIAYDNQMIKKVYYGTNGQVTDGWAVSMALSLYLDFINLFLNILRLFARRN